CCGGTGACGCGGCTGACGCCGCCGCAGGAAGGCGAACGGGTCGAGCGGCTGCAGGTGCGCTTTCGCACCGTGGGCGACATCTCCTGCACCTGCCCGGTGGCGTCCGACGCCGCCGACACGGCCGCCATCATCGCCGAGACCGCGGTGACCGACATCACTGAGCGCGGCGCCACCCGCATGGACGACCAGACTTCCGAGGCCTCGATGGAGCGCCGCAAGAAGGAAGGCTACTTCTGATCCCGCGCAAGCACCCGACCGCTCCGGCCGTGCGCCGGGGTTTGCCGGCTTGAAGGCCGGCCGCAAGGAACGCACATGAACGCCATCAACGATTCTTTTCTTTCCAGCGCCGACCGCGGCGTGCTGCGCCTGATCACCGCCGGTTCGGTGGATGACGGCAAGTCCACGCTGATCGGACGCCTGCTGTACGACAGCAAGGGCGTGTTCGCCGACCAGCTCGACGCCATCGCGCGCGCCAAGTACAAGCGCGTGGCCGGCGACGGCATCGACTTCTCGCTGCTGACGGACGGCCTGGAGGCCGAGCGCGAGCAGGGCATCACCATCGACGTGGCCTACCGATACTTCTCGACCCCGGTGCGCAAGTTCATCATCGCCGACGCGCCGGGGCATGAGCAGTACACGCGCAACATGGTGACGGGCGCGTCCACCGCCGACGTGGCCGTCATCCTGATCGACGCCACCCGCGCCGCCGATGGCAAGCTGCTGCCGCAGACCAAGCGCCACAGCACCATCGCCAGGCTGCTGGGCATCCGCCACATCGTGGTGGCGGTGAACAAGATGGATCTGGTGGATTGGGACCCGGCCGTATTCGAACGCATCCGCGCCGCCTACGCCGAGCTGGCGGCCAAGCTGGGTATCGCGCATTTTGACGCGCTGCCGCTGTCGGCGCTGAACGGCGACAACGTGGTCACGTCGTCGCCGAAGACGCCCTGGTACCAGGGCCAACCGCTGCTGGCGCTGTTGGAGGCGCTGGATGTGCAGAACGACGGCGGCGCCTTGCCGCTGCGTTTCCCGGTGCAGCGCGTGGCGCGCCATGACGGCGACCGCAAGGACGACTTCCGTGGCTATGCTGGCCGCGTCGCCAGCGGCGTGCTGCGGCCCGGCGATGCCGTCACGGTGCAGCCGTCCGGCGTGGACGCCGTGGTGAGCCGCGTGCTGGCATTCGACCGTGAACTGGACGTAGCGGTGGCTGGCGATTCCGTCACTGTGGTGCTGGACCGCGACGTGGATGTCTCGCGTGGCGACGTGATCGCGCACTCGGCCGCGCCCGCGCAGGTGTCGCGCGAGTTCGAGGCCGAATTGTGCTGGCTCGATTCGCAGCCGCTCAATCCGGCGCGCAAGTATCTGCTCAAGTCGGGCACGCGGCTGACCTCGGCGAAGGTGCGCGCCGTGCTGTCGCATCGTGATATCCATGAGCTGCAGGAAGTCGAGAACACGGAAGGCGTGCTGCGCATGAACGACATCGGCCGGGTGTCGTTCACGACGCGCGATGCGCTCGCCGTCGATCGCTACGCGGACGTGCCGGCGACCGGCGCGTTCATCCTGATCGACGAGGCGACGCATCAGACGGCGGCTGCCGGCATGCTGCGCTAACGGGCCTGCGGATTCGGGGGGGGCGGAGCGTTTTTCGTTCCCCCGGATGGTTGTTGTTTTTCTTCCAAAGCCAATGCTGGCGCGGGTTTCCGGCCCATCTCGCAAGATGAAATCGAATTGTCGCAACGGAGCCGGCGTCTTGCGGTAAAGTGGGGCTGTCTTAAGAAAAGTCTTTCGGGGCTTGCTAAAACTACTGTGTTTTTGTACAGTGGTTCCTATGGCAAGCATCGATCATTCTTTTCCCGCCGGTTCTGGGTCCCCGGCTGCCGCCCCCGCCGCCTTGCGCGGTCGGGGTGCGGTTACTAATGTTCGACATCGCTTCCAATCCGACGAACGCGTGCAGGTCGACGACGGCTGGTCCGCCTCCGGACTGCCGGCCGATTTCGTAGATCCCGTCCCCGATTTTTCTTCAGATGCTTCGTCGAGCCTGACCGAGCGCGCCGCCGGCTTTCCCGGCAAGGACGACGCCGCTACGCCGGCCGCTTCCGGCCGGTCCTCCCGAATCGCTCCCATCATCCCCATCGTGCCCGACCAGCGCCGCGAACCCGCCGCGCCCAAGACCCAGGTCACGGCCGAGGCCGCGCGCAAGATGCTGTCGCGCAATGATTCGCCCGACATCCCCTTCGACGTGGCGGTCAATCCCTACCGTGGCTGCGAGCACGGCTGCGTTTACTGCTACGCCCGTCCCACCCATGCCTACCTGGGCTATTCGCCCGGCCTGGATTTCGAAACCCGGCTGGTGGCCAAGGCCAACGCCGTCGAGGCCCTGCGCGCGGAACTGAGCCGGCCGGGCTACAAGCCGTCGCCCATCAATATCGGCTCGGCCACCGACGCCTACCAGCCCATCGAGCGCGAATGGCGCCTGACGCGCGGCCTGCTGGAACTGATGCTGGAAACCCGGCATCCGCTCACCATCGTCACGAAGAACGCCCTGGTCGCGCGCGACCTGGACCTGCTGGCTGAACTGGCCCGCCGCAACCTGGTTGTCGTCTACATGAGCGTCACCACGCTGGACGCGGCCATGGCCCGCAGCCTGGAGCCGCGCGCCGCCGCGCCCTGGCGCCGGCTGGAGGCGGTGCGCAGCCTTACCGACGCCGGCGTGCCGGTGGGCGTGCTGGTGGCGCCCATCATTCCGTTCATCAACGACGAGTCCATGGAGCACATCCTGGAGGCCGCCAAGGCGGCTGGCGCGCATTACGCCAGCTACACGGTCCTGCGCCTGCCCTGGGAGGTCAAGACCTTGTTCGAGGACTGGCTGCACGCCCATTTCCCGGATCGCGCCCAGCGCGTCCTGCATCGCATCGAAGACCTGCGCAGCGGTCGCCGCAACGATCCCAACTTTGGTTCGCGCATGCGTGGCACCGGCATCTGGGCCGACTTGCTGCGCCAGCGTTTTTCCATGGCCGCGCGCAAGCTGGGCCTGAACCGCAGCCGCCTGCAGCTCAGCTGCGACCAATTCATGCCGCCCGCCGTGGCCGGCCTGGACGGCGCGCACGATGCCTCATCCCCCGTTTTCCCATCCCCGGCTGGCGCGAAAGCGTCTTCAGGGGTCCCCCATGCCTCGACCGCTGGCGTCGCCAGCGGCTATGTCCGTGGCCGCAGTCCGCTGCGCGCCGCGGCCGCCGGGCAGTTGTCGCTGTTCGAGTCGTAGTCCGATCGCGCCGGGCCTGTCGGGCCGGAGCCTGTGTCGTCTAGCCGATGGGCCAAGCGCATGCGCGGCCATGAATACAAGGAGTTCCCATGAACACCGGAAACCTCTCCGCCATGCCCGATGCGCTGGCCCTGGATCTGAATCCCGCCCGTGGACCGCTGGCGCGTCTGCGCGCGCTGGGCGCCCGCCTTGCGGTGTCCATGCCAGGCAAGACGCAGCCGGCCCGCGCGAGCAGCCGGCTGGCGTCGCTGCCGGCCAAGTGGCCGTTTCCCGCGCCCGCCCAGGACGACGCGGCGAGCAAGGGCAAGGCCGGAGAAAGCGCCGCGCGCCTGCCGCGCGAGCGCACGCTGGGCAATGCCACCGTCGAGCCGGTGGCGGATCAGCTCAGCATGAAGAGCAAGGTGGCGGATGTGCTGCTGGTGCTGGCCTGGGGCGCCATGATTCCTGCGTTGATGTGGCTGGGCGCTGCCGGCGGATTCTGACCTCGGCGCGATGCCGGGCGGGTCCGGCGCGCAGGGGCAGGGGAGCGGCG
The Achromobacter sp. AONIH1 DNA segment above includes these coding regions:
- a CDS encoding sulfate adenylyltransferase subunit 1 — translated: MNAINDSFLSSADRGVLRLITAGSVDDGKSTLIGRLLYDSKGVFADQLDAIARAKYKRVAGDGIDFSLLTDGLEAEREQGITIDVAYRYFSTPVRKFIIADAPGHEQYTRNMVTGASTADVAVILIDATRAADGKLLPQTKRHSTIARLLGIRHIVVAVNKMDLVDWDPAVFERIRAAYAELAAKLGIAHFDALPLSALNGDNVVTSSPKTPWYQGQPLLALLEALDVQNDGGALPLRFPVQRVARHDGDRKDDFRGYAGRVASGVLRPGDAVTVQPSGVDAVVSRVLAFDRELDVAVAGDSVTVVLDRDVDVSRGDVIAHSAAPAQVSREFEAELCWLDSQPLNPARKYLLKSGTRLTSAKVRAVLSHRDIHELQEVENTEGVLRMNDIGRVSFTTRDALAVDRYADVPATGAFILIDEATHQTAAAGMLR
- a CDS encoding PA0069 family radical SAM protein: MASIDHSFPAGSGSPAAAPAALRGRGAVTNVRHRFQSDERVQVDDGWSASGLPADFVDPVPDFSSDASSSLTERAAGFPGKDDAATPAASGRSSRIAPIIPIVPDQRREPAAPKTQVTAEAARKMLSRNDSPDIPFDVAVNPYRGCEHGCVYCYARPTHAYLGYSPGLDFETRLVAKANAVEALRAELSRPGYKPSPINIGSATDAYQPIEREWRLTRGLLELMLETRHPLTIVTKNALVARDLDLLAELARRNLVVVYMSVTTLDAAMARSLEPRAAAPWRRLEAVRSLTDAGVPVGVLVAPIIPFINDESMEHILEAAKAAGAHYASYTVLRLPWEVKTLFEDWLHAHFPDRAQRVLHRIEDLRSGRRNDPNFGSRMRGTGIWADLLRQRFSMAARKLGLNRSRLQLSCDQFMPPAVAGLDGAHDASSPVFPSPAGAKASSGVPHASTAGVASGYVRGRSPLRAAAAGQLSLFES